The following are from one region of the Variovorax sp. V213 genome:
- a CDS encoding DUF6622 family protein produces MLLQIILHTPKWVFAVFVLLLWLGCKQLMSGSVSLAKVTVMPIAMTGLSLAGVISAFGDSPGALLGWAVAVAALVLLVLQNPLPASTRYDRAAREFQVAGSAVPLVLMMGIFFTKYVVGVALAMHPELRQQASFAVAVPMLYGAFSGIFAARAVRLWKLAFATDAMATGARAA; encoded by the coding sequence ATGCTGCTGCAAATCATTCTTCACACCCCGAAGTGGGTCTTCGCCGTTTTCGTGCTGCTCCTGTGGCTCGGCTGCAAGCAGCTGATGTCCGGCAGTGTCAGCCTGGCCAAGGTCACGGTGATGCCGATTGCCATGACGGGCCTCTCGCTGGCCGGCGTGATCTCGGCCTTTGGCGATTCGCCCGGCGCCTTGCTCGGCTGGGCCGTGGCCGTGGCCGCGCTGGTGCTGCTGGTACTCCAGAACCCCCTGCCCGCCAGCACGCGCTACGACCGGGCCGCACGCGAATTTCAGGTGGCCGGCAGCGCGGTGCCGCTGGTGCTGATGATGGGCATCTTCTTCACCAAGTACGTGGTGGGCGTGGCCCTGGCCATGCACCCCGAACTGCGCCAGCAGGCCAGCTTCGCCGTCGCGGTTCCCATGCTGTACGGCGCCTTCAGCGGCATCTTCGCGGCGCGTGCCGTGCGCCTGTGGAAGCTGGCCTTCGCCACCGACGCCATGGCTACCGGCGCCCGCGCAGCCTAA
- a CDS encoding efflux RND transporter periplasmic adaptor subunit yields MESPNSEPSSGDSPAVQPATQPSSSPPPRPPSRRRLWLGSLIALLLLLALGGGAWYLINRKASTAGGPGFGGATVTVGHAAAREIELPVTIDALGTVTPLATITLKAQVGGVLTEVLFTEGQTVAKNQLLARIDPRPYEQALMQARGTRQRDEAQLDAARVTLARYRTLLGQDSIARQDVDTQAALVRQLEGTVTTDLAAEAAAKLNLDYTRITSPVAGRIGLRTVDAGNTVTANATTGIAVITQMNPIDVQFSVPQDRVPDIQAQLAKGEPLSVTAFDRTRAVTLDTGTFSTLDNQVDTTTGTVKAKARFGNAQTTLFPSQFVNVQMLLRKVRAVVVPVTAVRTGPNGDYVYVINEDRTVSTRPVKRGEANAEVVAITSGVRVGENVVTEGGDRIKDGAVVQLQGDRPAAGPRGGASGPRGAASGPRGQRGERGEGGERRRQRAPQ; encoded by the coding sequence ATGGAATCTCCGAACTCCGAGCCTTCTTCCGGCGATTCGCCTGCTGTTCAACCGGCAACACAACCCTCTTCGTCCCCGCCGCCCCGGCCGCCCTCGCGCCGCAGGCTCTGGCTTGGCAGCCTGATTGCGCTGCTGTTGTTGCTGGCGCTGGGAGGCGGCGCCTGGTACCTCATCAACCGCAAGGCAAGCACCGCCGGTGGGCCGGGCTTCGGCGGCGCGACGGTCACGGTCGGCCATGCGGCGGCGCGCGAAATCGAGCTGCCGGTCACCATCGATGCGCTCGGCACGGTCACGCCGTTGGCAACCATCACGCTCAAGGCGCAGGTCGGCGGCGTGCTGACCGAGGTACTCTTTACCGAAGGGCAGACCGTTGCCAAGAACCAACTGCTCGCGCGCATCGACCCCCGGCCCTATGAGCAGGCGCTGATGCAGGCGCGCGGCACCCGCCAGCGCGACGAGGCGCAGCTCGACGCCGCGCGCGTCACGCTGGCGCGCTACCGCACGCTGCTGGGGCAGGACTCCATTGCCCGGCAGGACGTCGACACCCAGGCCGCGCTGGTCCGCCAGCTCGAAGGCACGGTCACCACCGACCTGGCCGCCGAGGCCGCGGCCAAGCTGAACCTCGACTACACCCGCATCACGTCGCCGGTGGCAGGCCGCATCGGCCTGCGCACGGTGGACGCGGGCAATACCGTGACGGCCAACGCGACCACGGGTATCGCGGTCATTACGCAGATGAACCCGATCGACGTGCAGTTCTCGGTGCCGCAAGACCGGGTGCCTGACATCCAGGCGCAGCTTGCCAAGGGTGAGCCGCTCTCGGTCACCGCCTTCGACCGCACCCGCGCGGTGACGCTCGACACCGGCACTTTCTCCACGCTCGACAACCAGGTCGACACCACCACCGGCACGGTAAAGGCCAAGGCCCGTTTCGGCAATGCGCAGACCACGCTGTTCCCGAGCCAGTTCGTCAATGTGCAGATGTTGCTGCGCAAGGTGCGCGCCGTGGTCGTGCCGGTGACGGCCGTGCGTACCGGCCCCAACGGCGACTACGTGTATGTGATCAACGAAGACCGCACGGTGTCGACACGCCCGGTGAAGCGCGGCGAAGCCAATGCCGAGGTGGTGGCCATCACCTCGGGCGTGCGCGTCGGCGAGAACGTGGTCACCGAAGGCGGCGACCGCATCAAGGACGGCGCGGTCGTGCAGTTGCAGGGCGACCGGCCCGCCGCAGGGCCGCGCGGCGGCGCATCGGGTCCGCGCGGTGCGGCTTCGGGGCCGCGCGGACAACGCGGAGAGCGCGGCGAGGGCGGAGAGCGGCGGCGCCAGCGCGCCCCGCAATGA
- a CDS encoding efflux RND transporter permease subunit, which produces MSPSRPFIERPVATALLMVAIVLAGLVGLRLLPLAALPQVDYPTIQVQTLYPGASPEVMGRTVTAPLERQFGQMAGLNRMSSVSSAGVSIVTLQFALDQTLDVAEQQVQAAINAGGSLLPADLPAPPVYAKVNPADAPILTLAVSSETMPLTEVQNLVNTRLAQKISQVSGVGLVSLSGGQRPAVRIQADTNALASVGIGLDTLRSAITAANANSAKGSFDGPRRAYTINANDQLVTADDYKNLIVAWKNGAPVRMTEVARVVDGAENTQLGAWAALRAGEQPATLYPAIILNVQRQPGANVIGTVDAIKKQLPELQASLPGSLKVEVLSDRTTGIRASVSHVQLELGLAVVMVVLVIFFFLHSVRATIIASLAVPISLVGTCGLMYLLGYSLNNLSLMALTIATGFVVDDAIVMIENIARYLEEGDPPFKAALKGATQIGFTIISLTVSLIAVLIPLLFMGDVVGRLFREFAVTLAITILISAVVSLTLVPMMSARWLKPQAEEGGRFGASVQRFFERVIGRYDVWLQWVLRHQPLTLVVALATLALTVLLYVVIPKGLFPTQDTGQLQARIEAAQDVSYTRMAELQQQAAKAILADPEVASVSSVVGVDAANNTALNTGSMLINMRADRGDQEATMQRLRERVRAVAGVTLYLQPTQDLTIDAETGPTEFRVSLEGVDTNTVDAWAQKLVERLRSEPLVRNPTTTAGAKGLAAYVDIDRNTAARLSVTASSVDDTLYSAFGQRIVSTIFTETNQYRVILEAQREALASPQLLGNLQLRTGGGSATTLSSIATVREQAAPLQVTHVAQYPAATVGFDTAENVALGKSVAAIRAAAKEIGMPSSMTMTFLGAAGAYEKSLSNQLWLILAAVVCVYIVLGVLYESYIHPLTILSTLPSAGVGALLALMVTGNDLGVIGIIGIILLIGIVKKNAIMMIDFAIDAERREGKSPQEAIHQAALLRFRPILMTTLAALFAALPLMFGWGEGAELRRPLGLAIFGGLVVSQVLTLFTTPVVYLAFDRLGRRFGPKREAAAA; this is translated from the coding sequence ATGAGTCCCTCCCGCCCTTTCATCGAACGGCCGGTGGCCACGGCGCTTCTGATGGTCGCCATCGTGCTGGCCGGCCTCGTCGGCTTGCGGCTGCTGCCGCTGGCCGCGCTGCCGCAGGTCGACTACCCGACCATCCAGGTGCAGACCCTCTACCCCGGCGCCAGCCCCGAGGTCATGGGCCGCACCGTCACGGCCCCGCTCGAGCGCCAGTTCGGGCAGATGGCGGGCCTCAACCGCATGAGTTCGGTGAGCTCGGCGGGCGTGTCGATCGTCACGCTGCAGTTCGCACTCGACCAGACCCTGGACGTGGCCGAGCAGCAGGTGCAGGCCGCTATCAACGCGGGCGGCTCGCTGCTTCCGGCCGACCTGCCCGCACCGCCCGTGTACGCCAAGGTGAACCCGGCCGATGCGCCCATCCTCACGCTGGCCGTGAGCTCCGAGACCATGCCGCTCACCGAGGTGCAGAACCTCGTGAACACGCGGCTCGCACAGAAGATCAGCCAGGTCAGCGGCGTGGGGCTGGTGTCGCTCTCGGGCGGGCAGCGGCCGGCCGTGCGCATCCAGGCCGACACCAACGCGCTCGCGTCGGTGGGCATCGGCCTGGACACCCTGCGCAGCGCCATCACCGCGGCCAACGCCAACAGCGCCAAGGGCAGCTTCGACGGACCGCGGCGCGCCTACACCATCAACGCCAACGACCAGCTCGTGACGGCGGACGACTACAAGAACCTCATCGTCGCCTGGAAGAACGGCGCGCCGGTGCGGATGACCGAGGTGGCGCGCGTGGTCGATGGCGCCGAGAACACGCAGCTGGGCGCCTGGGCCGCGTTGCGCGCTGGCGAGCAGCCGGCCACGCTCTACCCCGCCATCATCCTGAACGTGCAGCGGCAACCGGGTGCCAACGTGATCGGCACGGTCGATGCCATCAAGAAGCAGCTGCCCGAACTGCAGGCATCGCTCCCGGGCTCGCTCAAGGTGGAGGTGCTGAGCGACCGCACCACCGGCATTCGCGCCTCGGTCTCGCACGTGCAGCTCGAGCTCGGACTGGCCGTGGTGATGGTGGTGCTGGTGATCTTCTTCTTCCTGCACAGCGTGCGCGCCACGATCATCGCCAGCCTGGCGGTGCCGATCTCGCTCGTGGGCACCTGCGGGCTGATGTACCTGCTCGGCTACAGCCTCAACAACCTGAGCCTGATGGCGCTGACCATTGCCACCGGCTTCGTGGTGGACGACGCGATCGTGATGATCGAGAACATCGCGCGCTACCTCGAAGAGGGCGACCCGCCGTTCAAGGCCGCGCTCAAGGGGGCGACGCAGATCGGCTTCACCATCATCTCGCTGACGGTGTCGCTCATTGCCGTGCTCATTCCGCTGCTGTTCATGGGCGATGTGGTGGGGCGCCTGTTCCGGGAGTTTGCCGTCACATTGGCCATCACGATCCTGATCTCCGCCGTGGTGTCGCTCACCCTGGTGCCGATGATGTCGGCGCGCTGGCTCAAGCCGCAGGCCGAGGAGGGCGGGCGCTTCGGTGCCAGCGTGCAGCGCTTCTTCGAACGCGTGATCGGCCGCTACGACGTGTGGCTGCAATGGGTGCTGCGCCACCAGCCGCTGACGCTCGTCGTGGCGCTGGCCACGCTGGCCCTCACGGTGCTGCTCTACGTGGTGATCCCGAAGGGGCTTTTCCCGACGCAGGACACCGGGCAACTGCAGGCCCGCATCGAGGCGGCGCAGGATGTGTCGTACACGCGCATGGCCGAGTTGCAGCAGCAAGCCGCCAAGGCCATCCTGGCCGACCCCGAAGTGGCCAGCGTGAGCTCGGTGGTGGGGGTGGACGCCGCCAACAACACCGCGCTGAACACCGGCAGCATGCTCATCAACATGCGCGCCGACCGCGGCGACCAGGAGGCCACGATGCAGCGCCTGCGCGAGCGGGTGCGTGCCGTGGCCGGCGTCACGCTTTATTTGCAGCCCACGCAAGACCTGACCATCGACGCCGAAACCGGCCCCACCGAGTTCCGCGTCTCGCTCGAAGGGGTGGACACCAACACCGTCGATGCCTGGGCGCAAAAGCTGGTGGAGCGGCTGCGCTCCGAACCCCTGGTGCGCAACCCCACCACCACGGCGGGCGCGAAGGGCCTGGCCGCGTACGTGGACATCGACCGCAACACGGCCGCGCGGCTGTCGGTCACGGCCAGTTCGGTGGACGACACGCTGTACAGCGCGTTCGGCCAGCGCATCGTCTCGACCATCTTCACCGAGACCAACCAGTACCGCGTGATCCTGGAAGCGCAGCGCGAAGCCCTGGCTTCGCCGCAGCTGCTGGGCAACCTGCAGCTTCGCACCGGCGGCGGCAGTGCAACCACGCTGTCGTCGATTGCCACGGTGCGCGAGCAGGCAGCGCCGCTGCAGGTCACGCACGTGGCGCAGTATCCGGCAGCCACCGTGGGCTTCGACACGGCCGAGAACGTGGCGCTCGGAAAGTCGGTGGCGGCCATTCGCGCGGCCGCCAAGGAAATCGGCATGCCGTCGAGCATGACGATGACTTTCCTGGGCGCGGCGGGCGCCTACGAAAAATCGCTTTCCAACCAGCTGTGGCTCATCCTGGCGGCGGTGGTGTGCGTGTACATCGTGCTGGGCGTGCTGTATGAGAGCTACATCCATCCGCTGACCATTCTCTCGACACTTCCCTCGGCCGGCGTGGGCGCGCTGCTGGCCTTGATGGTCACCGGCAACGACCTGGGCGTGATCGGCATCATCGGCATCATCCTGCTGATCGGCATCGTGAAGAAGAACGCCATCATGATGATCGACTTTGCCATCGACGCCGAGCGGCGCGAGGGCAAGTCGCCCCAGGAGGCCATCCACCAGGCGGCATTGCTGCGCTTCCGGCCCATCCTGATGACCACGCTGGCGGCGCTTTTCGCGGCGCTGCCGCTGATGTTCGGCTGGGGCGAGGGCGCCGAGCTGCGCCGGCCGCTCGGCCTGGCGATCTTCGGCGGGCTGGTGGTGAGCCAGGTGCTCACGCTGTTCACCACGCCGGTGGTCTACCTGGCATTCGACCGGCTCGGCCGCCGCTTCGGGCCCAAGCGGGAGGCCGCGGCCGCATGA
- a CDS encoding efflux RND transporter permease subunit, whose protein sequence is MNLSRPFVERPIATVLLTIGIALAGIAAFFVLPVSPLPQVDFPTISVTASLAGASPSTMASSVATPLERRLGVIAGVNELTSTSSNGSTRISLQFDLKRNIDSAAREVQAAINAARADLPATLRSNPTYRKRNPTAAPIAILALTSKTRTPGQIYEAVSNIVSQKLSQVEGVGEVEIGGGSLPAVRVELEPFSLNRFGISSEDVRAAIQANNANRPKGAIENDERRLQIYTPSPGRHAVEYRDMVIAWRNGAAVRLGDVARVIDSVENTRTLGLFNGQPAVIVLVTQEPGANIIQTVDGVRELLPELRAQLPQDIEVQVASDRTNSIRASLREIEATLMISIALVVLVVGLFLRRARATIIPAVATVVSLLGTFGVMHLLGYSLNNLSLMALTVATGFVVDDAIVVLENTSRHIEAGMGRIEAALRGAREVGFTVLSISLSLVAVFIPLLFMDGQIGRLFREFAVTLSVAVLISLVISLTTTPMLCAMLLRPEEPGARPPGRLARMSESVYQWSLRTYAHSLDWALASKAVVMVVLLAVIGLNVYLFSAIPKGYFPEQDNGQLNAGLRADQSISSVALSEKLRQAVDIIHKDPAVDTVVGFAGGSRSGGGFMFVNLKPVSQRSEKTAVVVNRLRPQLNQLTGLRVFLSPVQDLRMGGRSSNSTYQYTLKGDNLADLRTWTAKLADRLRQETALTDVDSDQADNGVETYVDVDRESAARLGVTSSAVDNALYNAYGQRSVATIYDELNQYSVIMEWAPRYQRAPVVLKDLYVPSTLTTSTTASGATIVSSLANTTDASTGTSTTTSANPALRTASTGQALAANTTLMVPLSAIAKVSERAVPSSIDHQDTELASTVSFNLDEGVTLQDARRIVAQAEADIAMPVNVRGSFQGTALAAQQSQGQQLALILAAIVVIYIVLGILYESLIHPITVLTTLPSAGVGAVLALLLFRMDFSIIALIGLFLLIGIVKKNAILIIDFALEAERARGISAVEAVREACLLRFRPILMTTLAAALGALPLAIGFGQGAELRQPLGVAIIGGLVASQLLTLLTTPVVYVLLDKLRRRSGNERHLSRAASSPV, encoded by the coding sequence ATGAACCTCTCCAGGCCTTTCGTCGAACGTCCGATCGCCACGGTCCTCTTGACCATCGGCATCGCCCTGGCCGGGATCGCGGCGTTCTTCGTGCTGCCTGTGTCGCCGTTGCCGCAGGTCGACTTTCCCACCATCTCGGTGACGGCCAGCCTCGCGGGCGCGAGCCCGAGCACCATGGCATCGAGCGTTGCCACACCGCTGGAGCGGCGGCTCGGCGTGATCGCGGGCGTCAACGAACTCACCTCGACCAGCTCCAACGGCTCGACGCGCATCAGCCTGCAGTTCGACCTCAAGCGCAACATCGACAGCGCCGCGCGCGAGGTGCAGGCGGCCATCAACGCGGCGCGGGCCGACCTGCCGGCCACCTTGCGCAGCAACCCGACCTACCGCAAGCGCAACCCGACGGCCGCGCCCATCGCGATCCTGGCGCTCACTTCCAAGACGCGCACGCCGGGGCAGATCTACGAGGCCGTCTCCAACATCGTGAGCCAGAAGCTCTCGCAGGTGGAGGGCGTGGGCGAGGTCGAGATCGGCGGCGGCTCGCTGCCGGCCGTGCGGGTGGAGCTCGAGCCCTTCTCGCTCAACCGCTTCGGCATCAGCAGCGAAGACGTGCGCGCCGCCATCCAGGCCAACAACGCCAACCGGCCCAAGGGCGCGATCGAGAACGACGAGCGCCGGCTGCAGATCTACACGCCCTCGCCGGGCCGCCATGCCGTGGAGTACCGCGACATGGTGATCGCCTGGCGCAACGGCGCGGCCGTGCGGCTGGGCGATGTCGCGCGGGTGATCGACAGCGTGGAGAACACGCGCACCCTGGGTCTCTTCAACGGCCAGCCCGCGGTGATCGTGCTGGTCACGCAGGAGCCCGGCGCCAACATCATCCAGACCGTGGACGGCGTGCGCGAGCTGTTGCCCGAACTGCGCGCGCAGCTGCCGCAGGACATCGAGGTGCAGGTGGCCTCCGACCGCACCAACTCCATCCGCGCGTCGCTGCGCGAGATCGAGGCCACGCTGATGATCTCCATCGCGCTGGTGGTGCTCGTGGTGGGCTTGTTCCTGCGCCGTGCGCGCGCCACCATCATTCCGGCCGTGGCCACGGTGGTGTCGCTGCTCGGCACCTTCGGCGTGATGCACCTGCTGGGCTACAGCCTGAACAACCTGAGCCTGATGGCGCTGACGGTGGCCACCGGCTTCGTGGTGGACGACGCCATCGTGGTGCTCGAGAACACCAGCCGCCACATCGAGGCCGGAATGGGCCGCATCGAGGCGGCCCTGCGCGGCGCGCGCGAGGTGGGCTTCACCGTGCTGTCGATCAGCCTGTCGCTGGTGGCGGTGTTCATCCCGCTGCTGTTCATGGACGGGCAGATCGGCCGGCTGTTCCGCGAATTCGCGGTCACGCTGTCCGTGGCGGTGCTGATCTCGCTGGTGATCTCGCTCACCACCACGCCCATGCTGTGCGCCATGCTGCTGCGGCCCGAGGAGCCCGGCGCCAGGCCGCCGGGGCGCCTGGCGCGCATGTCGGAAAGCGTCTACCAGTGGAGCCTGCGCACCTATGCCCACAGCCTCGACTGGGCGCTCGCGAGCAAGGCCGTGGTCATGGTGGTGCTGCTGGCGGTCATCGGGCTCAACGTGTACCTGTTCTCCGCCATTCCCAAGGGCTACTTTCCCGAGCAGGACAACGGCCAGCTCAACGCGGGCCTGCGCGCGGACCAGAGCATTTCGTCCGTGGCGCTGAGCGAGAAACTGCGCCAGGCGGTCGACATCATCCACAAGGACCCGGCCGTCGATACCGTGGTGGGCTTTGCGGGCGGCAGCCGCTCGGGCGGCGGCTTCATGTTCGTCAACCTCAAGCCGGTATCGCAGCGCAGCGAAAAGACCGCCGTGGTCGTCAACCGGCTGCGGCCACAGCTCAACCAGCTCACCGGCCTGCGCGTGTTCCTGAGCCCGGTGCAAGACCTGCGCATGGGCGGGCGTTCGAGCAACTCCACCTACCAGTACACGCTGAAGGGCGACAACCTGGCCGACCTGCGCACCTGGACCGCCAAGCTGGCCGACCGGCTGCGCCAGGAAACGGCGCTGACCGATGTCGACAGTGACCAGGCGGACAACGGCGTGGAGACCTACGTCGATGTCGACCGCGAAAGTGCCGCGCGGCTCGGCGTGACGTCGAGCGCGGTCGACAACGCGCTCTACAACGCCTACGGACAGCGTTCGGTCGCCACCATCTACGACGAGCTCAACCAGTATTCCGTGATCATGGAATGGGCGCCGCGCTACCAGCGCGCGCCCGTGGTGCTGAAGGACCTGTACGTACCCTCGACGCTCACCACCAGCACCACCGCGAGCGGCGCAACCATCGTGAGTTCGCTGGCCAACACCACCGACGCCAGCACCGGCACCTCGACCACCACGTCGGCCAACCCGGCACTGCGTACCGCGTCCACCGGCCAGGCGCTGGCCGCGAACACCACGCTGATGGTGCCGCTCTCGGCCATTGCCAAGGTCAGCGAGCGCGCGGTGCCGAGCTCCATCGACCACCAGGACACCGAGCTCGCGAGCACCGTCTCGTTCAACCTGGACGAGGGCGTCACGCTGCAGGACGCGCGGCGCATCGTCGCTCAGGCCGAGGCCGACATTGCCATGCCCGTGAACGTGCGCGGCAGCTTCCAGGGTACGGCGCTCGCGGCGCAGCAGTCGCAGGGACAGCAGCTTGCGCTCATCCTGGCGGCCATCGTGGTCATCTACATCGTGCTCGGCATACTCTACGAAAGCCTGATTCACCCGATCACCGTGCTGACCACACTGCCTTCGGCGGGCGTGGGCGCGGTGCTCGCGCTGCTGCTGTTCCGCATGGATTTTTCGATCATTGCGCTGATCGGTCTCTTCCTCCTGATCGGCATCGTGAAGAAGAATGCGATTCTGATCATCGACTTCGCGCTCGAGGCCGAGCGCGCGCGCGGCATCTCGGCCGTGGAAGCGGTGCGCGAGGCTTGCCTGCTGCGTTTCCGGCCGATTCTCATGACCACGCTGGCCGCCGCGCTGGGCGCGCTGCCGCTGGCCATCGGCTTCGGCCAGGGCGCCGAACTGCGCCAGCCGCTGGGCGTGGCGATCATCGGCGGCCTGGTGGCGAGCCAGCTGCTCACCCTGCTCACCACGCCGGTGGTCTACGTGCTGCTCGACAAGCTGCGCCGGCGCTCCGGCAACGAGCGGCACCTGAGCCGCGCCGCGAGCTCGCCTGTATGA
- a CDS encoding efflux transporter outer membrane subunit yields MTHRTRIPSLSALAFAAMVAGCAVGPAYQVPSSAMPAGWKEQKTAEGWLPAAPADALDRGDWWKLFGDATLDELAARVQVSNQNIAAAVANYAQAQALVRGERAALFPTVSLDGSGRRSGNIGGTSNASNTFSATLGVDWAPDVWGRLRQAVTSAEANAQASEADLASARLSAIGDLATNYFSLREADAEIVLLDQTIEGYQRAFEITSNRYKAGIAAQTDVLQAQTQLVTAQAERVGLQRTRTTLEHAIAMLVGVAPADFSLPAAQWTPTVPGIPTGVPSTLLQRRPDIAAAERAVAAANAQIGIARSAYFPNFGLSASVGSSASRVKDLFNASNTLWALGLSVAQVVFDAGAIGASVDSAKAAHEASVARYRQAVLTAFQGVEDQLTAGAALAQQEGLRREASAAADKTEQQLLNRYRAAQVSYTEVVTAQAAALGARRTLVQLQVNRQTAAVALIQALGGGWQQPTPPR; encoded by the coding sequence ATGACACATCGCACCCGCATCCCTTCGCTGTCCGCGCTCGCCTTCGCGGCCATGGTGGCCGGCTGCGCCGTAGGCCCTGCATACCAGGTGCCAAGCTCGGCCATGCCCGCCGGGTGGAAGGAGCAGAAGACCGCCGAAGGCTGGCTGCCCGCCGCCCCGGCCGATGCGCTCGACCGTGGCGATTGGTGGAAGCTTTTCGGCGATGCCACGCTCGATGAACTGGCGGCCCGCGTGCAGGTGTCGAACCAGAACATTGCCGCGGCCGTGGCCAACTACGCGCAGGCGCAGGCCCTGGTGCGGGGAGAGCGCGCCGCGCTGTTTCCCACGGTATCGCTCGACGGCAGCGGCCGGCGAAGCGGCAACATCGGCGGCACCAGCAATGCGTCCAACACCTTTTCGGCCACGCTGGGCGTCGACTGGGCACCCGATGTGTGGGGCCGGCTGCGGCAAGCCGTAACCAGCGCAGAGGCCAATGCGCAGGCCAGCGAGGCCGACCTGGCGTCGGCACGCCTCTCGGCCATCGGCGACCTGGCCACCAATTATTTTTCGCTGCGCGAAGCCGACGCCGAGATCGTCCTGCTCGACCAGACCATCGAGGGCTACCAGCGCGCCTTCGAGATCACGAGCAACCGCTACAAGGCCGGCATTGCGGCCCAGACAGACGTGCTGCAGGCGCAGACCCAGCTCGTGACCGCGCAGGCCGAGCGCGTGGGCCTGCAGCGCACCCGCACCACGCTGGAGCACGCCATTGCCATGCTGGTGGGCGTGGCGCCGGCCGACTTCAGCCTGCCGGCCGCGCAGTGGACACCCACGGTGCCGGGCATTCCCACGGGCGTGCCTTCGACGCTGCTGCAGCGCCGGCCCGACATCGCGGCGGCCGAACGTGCGGTGGCGGCGGCCAATGCGCAGATCGGCATCGCCCGGTCGGCGTACTTCCCGAACTTCGGGCTCAGCGCTTCGGTGGGCAGCAGCGCGAGCCGCGTGAAAGACCTGTTCAACGCATCCAACACGCTGTGGGCGCTCGGCCTCTCGGTGGCGCAGGTGGTGTTCGATGCGGGCGCCATCGGCGCGAGCGTCGACTCGGCCAAGGCGGCCCACGAGGCCAGCGTGGCACGCTACCGGCAGGCGGTGCTCACGGCGTTCCAGGGGGTGGAAGACCAGTTGACGGCCGGCGCCGCGCTCGCGCAGCAGGAGGGCCTGCGGCGCGAGGCTTCGGCCGCCGCCGACAAGACCGAGCAGCAGCTGCTCAATCGCTATCGCGCGGCCCAGGTCAGCTACACCGAGGTGGTCACGGCGCAGGCAGCGGCCCTCGGTGCGCGGCGCACGCTGGTGCAGCTGCAGGTGAATCGACAGACCGCGGCGGTGGCGCTCATCCAGGCCCTTGGCGGCGGCTGGCAACAGCCCACCCCTCCGCGCTGA
- a CDS encoding SPW repeat protein: MKQVKHWQDPVSVALGAWLIISPWVLGFQDVTYAMWTAVATGVVLGAVALGATLVPRAWEEWTEGAIAIWLAASPWILGFATVEKAMVNAVLVAAAILVLALWVLVTDKDYLGGSLDRHAH, from the coding sequence ATGAAGCAGGTGAAACATTGGCAAGACCCGGTCAGCGTCGCGCTCGGCGCGTGGCTGATCATCTCGCCTTGGGTCCTGGGGTTCCAGGACGTCACTTACGCCATGTGGACCGCAGTGGCGACAGGCGTCGTGCTGGGCGCGGTGGCGCTGGGGGCGACCCTGGTACCGCGTGCATGGGAAGAGTGGACCGAAGGCGCGATCGCCATCTGGCTGGCTGCGTCGCCGTGGATACTCGGCTTCGCCACCGTCGAGAAGGCGATGGTGAACGCAGTGCTCGTGGCGGCGGCGATCCTGGTGCTCGCACTCTGGGTTCTGGTGACCGACAAGGACTACCTCGGCGGGTCGCTGGACCGTCACGCGCATTGA
- a CDS encoding MurR/RpiR family transcriptional regulator: MGARDQIRQRFNELSPALQQVARYVLDHPNEVVTASMRNVGTRAQSTPATLVRFAQHLGYVGWPQLKEAFAGDMGLGSETYGGRAKQLIGRAQDRSLTAEMFEVQRRNLEATHQQSEQALQKACALIEKAPAVHAAGFRACFPIAFSFVYVYRLFRASVHLVDGQGGSLEMQQRAFAKGDALVVASFMPYSREALQVAQAAKAAGCRIVAITDSVASPLSLLADETLLFTINSPSFFPSVAAGVAVTEALVELLASRAGKPVIRRIDQAEAQLFESGAYLVPPVPRGN, translated from the coding sequence ATGGGCGCCAGAGACCAGATCCGCCAGCGTTTCAACGAGCTGAGCCCGGCCCTGCAGCAGGTCGCGCGCTACGTGCTGGACCACCCCAACGAGGTGGTGACCGCATCGATGCGCAACGTGGGCACGCGCGCACAGAGCACGCCCGCCACGCTGGTGCGTTTCGCGCAGCACCTGGGCTATGTGGGCTGGCCACAGCTCAAGGAAGCCTTTGCCGGCGACATGGGCCTGGGCAGCGAAACCTATGGCGGGCGGGCCAAGCAACTCATCGGCCGCGCGCAGGACCGAAGCCTGACGGCCGAGATGTTCGAGGTGCAGCGCCGCAACCTCGAGGCCACGCACCAGCAGAGCGAGCAGGCGCTGCAAAAAGCCTGTGCGCTGATCGAGAAGGCGCCGGCCGTCCACGCGGCGGGTTTCAGGGCCTGCTTTCCGATCGCGTTTTCGTTCGTCTACGTGTACCGGTTGTTTCGCGCCAGCGTGCACTTGGTGGACGGCCAGGGCGGCTCGCTCGAAATGCAGCAGCGCGCCTTTGCCAAGGGCGACGCCCTGGTGGTGGCCAGCTTCATGCCCTACTCGCGCGAGGCGCTGCAGGTGGCGCAGGCGGCCAAGGCCGCCGGCTGCCGCATCGTGGCCATCACCGACAGCGTGGCCTCGCCGCTGTCGCTGCTGGCGGACGAGACGCTGCTTTTCACGATCAACAGCCCTTCTTTCTTCCCGTCGGTGGCGGCGGGGGTTGCCGTGACCGAGGCGCTGGTCGAACTGCTCGCGAGCCGCGCTGGCAAGCCGGTGATCCGGCGCATCGACCAGGCCGAGGCGCAGCTGTTCGAGTCAGGTGCCTATCTGGTGCCGCCCGTGCCGCGCGGAAATTAG